One window of the Rhizobiaceae bacterium genome contains the following:
- a CDS encoding VOC family protein, producing the protein MSELPFSGTTPISISSVGLKARDAENLAAYYKALLGFTEISRSGGNITLGAHGRPLLTIESAPSAKPDDPRAAGLFHNAFLLPSRADLGRWIRFAIENRIAVDGASDHLVSEALYLTDPEGNGIEIYADRPKGNWEWDGDQVAMATKRLDIDGVIGSIPAGDAEWKGAPENTIIGHVHLRVGDPGEAERFWHDAFGFDTVAKYGPAAVFLSSGGYHHHIGANVWQSVGAGKRDADRSGLSWVELRASEGKYAGETVDPWGTVIRTVEAAPA; encoded by the coding sequence ATGAGCGAACTGCCTTTTTCCGGCACCACGCCGATCAGCATTTCCAGCGTCGGGCTGAAGGCGCGAGATGCCGAAAACCTTGCCGCCTATTACAAGGCGCTGCTCGGCTTCACCGAAATCTCGCGCTCCGGCGGCAACATCACGCTCGGCGCGCACGGCAGGCCGCTGCTCACGATTGAATCCGCGCCGTCCGCGAAGCCAGATGATCCGCGCGCCGCAGGCCTGTTCCATAACGCTTTCCTGCTGCCGTCGCGCGCCGATCTCGGCCGCTGGATACGCTTTGCCATAGAGAATCGCATCGCAGTCGACGGCGCCTCGGACCATCTGGTCAGCGAAGCACTGTATCTCACCGACCCGGAAGGCAACGGCATCGAGATCTACGCCGATCGGCCGAAGGGCAATTGGGAGTGGGACGGCGATCAGGTCGCCATGGCCACGAAGCGGCTCGACATAGACGGCGTCATCGGTTCGATTCCGGCTGGCGATGCAGAATGGAAAGGCGCGCCCGAAAACACGATCATCGGCCATGTGCATCTGCGCGTCGGCGACCCCGGTGAGGCGGAACGGTTCTGGCACGACGCCTTCGGCTTCGACACGGTGGCGAAGTATGGTCCTGCTGCTGTGTTCCTTTCCTCCGGCGGTTATCACCACCATATCGGCGCCAATGTCTGGCAGAGCGTCGGCGCGGGGAAGCGTGATGCGGATCGTTCGGGGTTGAGCTGGGTTGAATTGCGCGCCAGCGAAGGAAAGTATGCTGGCGAGACGGTCGACCCGTGGGGCACGGTGATCCGGACGGTCGAGGCAGCGCCGGCGTGA